One window of Deltaproteobacteria bacterium genomic DNA carries:
- a CDS encoding PLP-dependent aminotransferase family protein, whose amino-acid sequence MLDLPFRPDPRSEAPVYRQLAEYLLGLIDAGRLRPGERLPASRELAAALGLSRNTVSRALDALAAAGLLDAQVGRGTFVEPRARRLRDAAQGRPASDPGRSLAWPALLSARARGLRPPADLARGFAPGAPRFDFRPGRADAAALPIAALQGAWQRALGRLPEQVNAVDPFGHAPLRAALASALGARGIACSPDEILVTGGAQQAFDLIARALVEPGDAVALEQPGWFGAALAFRAAGADLLGVSVDGEGLRVAELERLLRVRRPKLVVTTPAVQMPTGVTLSDARREALLALADRAQLPIVEDDFDGELRLAGPARPALKTLDRGGQVLYVGTFSKALFPGLRLGYLVAPRPLLGRLATLLFASTLQAPLVEQLAVTELLGSGLLERHVRRARRRLGERLRALRDALAARLPEARVCEPAGGTCVWVELPPETDVAALAAACGARGVAFASGASCRFDGDGAPALLLSFAALDPDAIRAGVGELAAALRPQLPPPARRRTR is encoded by the coding sequence GTGCTCGACCTCCCGTTCCGCCCCGATCCGCGCAGCGAGGCGCCCGTCTACCGGCAGCTCGCGGAGTACCTGCTCGGGCTGATCGACGCCGGGAGGCTGCGGCCGGGCGAGCGGCTGCCGGCCTCGCGCGAGCTCGCCGCGGCGCTCGGGCTCTCGCGCAACACCGTGAGCCGTGCGCTCGACGCGCTCGCCGCCGCGGGACTGCTCGACGCGCAGGTCGGTCGCGGCACCTTCGTGGAGCCGCGCGCGCGCCGGCTGCGCGACGCGGCCCAGGGCCGCCCCGCATCGGATCCCGGCCGCTCCCTCGCCTGGCCCGCCCTGCTCTCCGCACGCGCCCGCGGCCTGCGCCCGCCGGCCGACCTCGCCCGCGGCTTCGCGCCGGGCGCGCCGCGCTTCGACTTCCGCCCCGGCCGCGCCGACGCCGCTGCGCTGCCGATCGCCGCGCTCCAGGGCGCCTGGCAGCGCGCGCTCGGCCGCCTGCCCGAGCAGGTGAACGCGGTCGATCCCTTCGGGCACGCGCCGCTGCGGGCGGCGCTCGCGAGCGCCCTCGGCGCGCGCGGCATCGCATGCAGCCCCGACGAGATCCTCGTCACCGGCGGCGCCCAGCAGGCCTTCGACCTGATCGCGCGCGCGCTCGTCGAGCCGGGCGACGCCGTGGCGCTCGAGCAGCCGGGCTGGTTCGGCGCCGCACTCGCCTTCCGGGCGGCCGGCGCGGACCTGCTCGGGGTCTCCGTCGACGGGGAGGGGCTGCGGGTCGCCGAACTCGAGCGGCTGCTGCGCGTGCGCCGGCCGAAGCTCGTGGTGACGACGCCCGCCGTGCAGATGCCGACGGGGGTCACGCTCTCCGATGCGCGGCGCGAGGCGCTCCTCGCCCTCGCCGACCGCGCCCAGCTCCCGATCGTCGAGGACGACTTCGACGGCGAGCTGCGCCTCGCGGGCCCCGCGCGCCCCGCGCTGAAGACCCTCGACCGCGGCGGCCAGGTGCTCTACGTGGGCACCTTCTCGAAGGCGCTCTTCCCCGGCCTGCGCCTCGGCTACCTGGTGGCGCCCCGGCCGCTCCTCGGCCGGCTCGCGACCCTGCTCTTCGCGAGCACGCTCCAGGCGCCGCTCGTCGAGCAGCTGGCCGTGACCGAGCTGCTCGGGAGCGGGCTCCTCGAGCGGCACGTGCGGCGCGCGCGGCGGCGGCTCGGCGAGCGCCTGCGCGCGCTCCGCGACGCGCTGGCCGCGAGGCTTCCGGAGGCGCGCGTGTGCGAGCCGGCCGGCGGCACCTGCGTCTGGGTCGAGCTGCCTCCCGAGACGGACGTGGCCGCGCTCGCGGCTGCGTGCGGCGCGCGCGGCGTCGCGTTCGCGAGCGGCGCGTCGTGCCGGTTCGACGGCGACGGGGCGCCCGCGCTGCTCCTCTCCTTCGCCGCGCTCGACCCCGACGCGATCCGGGCCGGCGTCGGCGAGCTCGCCGCCGCGCTTCGCCCGCAGCTCCCGCCGCCCGCCCGCAGGAGGACCCGATGA
- a CDS encoding DMT family transporter, giving the protein MELHRASGRSGLGFALAATTMALWGVLPLVLEAVLRSVDALTLIWFRFVVAALLLGAWLAARGELPRLGALDAGGRWLLALATAGLAGNYVGFLLGLAHTTPANAQVLIQAGPLLLALGGVAVFGERFTRLQGLGLAAIVAGLAGFFASQLASLGRELGRYLSGVAWIAVAAVTWAGYGLAQKQLLRALSSQGVMLCIYAGCALLFWPWAKPAVLLGVSAAGAALLAFCALNTLVAYGAFAAALQHWEASRVSAVLALTPLATLACSALAAHWLPGRAVPESLSPASWAGAAAVVAGSLLISLGGRRLR; this is encoded by the coding sequence ATGGAGCTCCATCGCGCCAGCGGCCGGTCCGGCCTCGGCTTCGCCCTCGCGGCGACGACGATGGCGCTCTGGGGCGTGCTGCCGCTGGTGCTCGAGGCCGTGCTGCGGAGCGTCGACGCGCTCACGCTCATCTGGTTCCGCTTCGTCGTGGCGGCGCTGCTGCTCGGAGCGTGGCTCGCGGCGCGGGGAGAGCTGCCGCGGCTCGGCGCGCTCGACGCGGGCGGGCGCTGGCTGCTGGCGCTGGCGACGGCCGGGCTCGCCGGCAACTACGTCGGCTTCCTGCTCGGACTCGCGCACACGACGCCCGCCAATGCCCAGGTGCTGATCCAGGCCGGACCGCTGCTGCTCGCGCTCGGCGGGGTCGCCGTCTTCGGCGAGCGCTTCACGCGCCTGCAGGGGCTCGGGCTCGCGGCGATCGTGGCGGGGCTCGCGGGCTTCTTCGCGAGCCAGCTCGCGAGCCTCGGGCGCGAGCTCGGGCGCTACCTGTCCGGAGTGGCGTGGATCGCCGTGGCCGCGGTGACCTGGGCCGGCTACGGCCTCGCGCAGAAGCAGCTCCTCCGGGCGCTCTCGTCGCAGGGCGTGATGCTCTGTATCTACGCCGGCTGCGCGCTCCTCTTCTGGCCGTGGGCGAAGCCGGCGGTGCTGCTCGGCGTGTCGGCGGCGGGCGCCGCGCTGCTCGCGTTCTGCGCGCTCAACACGCTGGTGGCCTACGGTGCGTTCGCGGCTGCGCTCCAACACTGGGAGGCGTCGCGTGTCTCCGCGGTCCTGGCGCTCACGCCGCTCGCGACGCTCGCCTGCTCGGCTCTCGCCGCGCACTGGCTGCCCGGCCGCGCGGTGCCCGAGTCCCTCTCGCCGGCGAGCTGGGCGGGCGCGGCGGCGGTGGTCGCGGGCTCGCTCCTGATCTCCCTCGGCGGCCGGCGCCTCCGCTGA
- a CDS encoding alpha/beta hydrolase: MPTTPPYPGARAPDRRRDVDAAGLRIAVWEWGDAAAPPLLLAHGGFDFARTFEVFAPLLADGGWRVVSWDQRGHGDSEHAALYNWDADARDALAVLDTIGRDPIPFVGHSKGGSVLMHLADACPHRVSRLVNIDGLPSRQRAPDVAEHERSKLLASELAGWLDHRRQAAGKERKPAATLDELARRRGRMNPRLSIEWLRHLAAIGARRDPDGFRWKLDPTMRFGGFGPWRPEWALQRLPAIAVPMLGFLASVSEPMGWDTTEEILAPHRPANAVFHTVPDTGHFLHIERPREIAEPVLRFLAS, translated from the coding sequence TTGCCGACGACGCCCCCCTACCCCGGCGCACGCGCGCCCGACCGCCGCCGCGACGTGGACGCCGCCGGCCTGCGCATCGCGGTCTGGGAGTGGGGCGACGCGGCCGCGCCGCCGCTCCTGCTCGCGCACGGCGGCTTCGACTTCGCGCGCACCTTCGAGGTGTTCGCGCCGCTGCTCGCGGACGGCGGCTGGCGCGTGGTGTCGTGGGACCAGCGCGGCCACGGCGACTCCGAGCACGCGGCGCTCTACAACTGGGACGCCGACGCCCGCGATGCGCTCGCGGTCCTCGACACCATCGGCCGCGACCCGATCCCCTTCGTCGGCCACTCGAAGGGCGGCTCGGTGCTGATGCACCTGGCCGACGCCTGCCCGCACCGCGTCTCGCGGCTCGTGAACATCGACGGCCTTCCCTCCCGCCAGCGCGCACCCGACGTCGCGGAGCACGAGCGTTCGAAGCTGCTCGCCTCGGAGCTCGCCGGCTGGCTCGACCACCGGCGGCAGGCGGCCGGCAAGGAGCGCAAGCCGGCCGCCACGCTCGACGAGCTGGCGCGGCGCCGCGGGCGCATGAACCCGCGCCTGTCGATCGAGTGGCTGCGCCACCTGGCGGCGATCGGCGCGCGCCGCGATCCGGACGGCTTCCGCTGGAAGCTCGACCCCACCATGCGCTTCGGCGGCTTCGGCCCCTGGCGCCCGGAGTGGGCGCTCCAGCGCCTGCCCGCGATCGCGGTCCCGATGCTCGGCTTCCTCGCCTCGGTGTCGGAGCCGATGGGCTGGGACACGACCGAGGAGATCCTGGCGCCGCACCGCCCCGCGAACGCCGTCTTCCACACCGTTCCCGACACGGGCCACTTCCTCCACATCGAGCGCCCCCGCGAGATCGCGGAGCCGGTGCTGCGCTTCCTCGCATCGTGA
- a CDS encoding carboxymuconolactone decarboxylase family protein, which translates to MTRPRLDPIEEPPTLLARIATILMRRQLGKVMTPAKVIYNRVPRMYNLAWQLLRLQREGLELAPELRLLVQVWVAMLNRCTFCVDIAKAMAVQERIPLEKFHALPEWRTSPLFSDRERAALAYAEEATRHKQVDDATFATLRKHFREREIVEITFLNALENFYNLMNLPLGIEDDGLCAIAEERRRRS; encoded by the coding sequence GTGACCCGCCCGCGACTCGACCCGATCGAAGAGCCCCCCACCCTGCTCGCGCGCATCGCCACGATCCTGATGCGCCGCCAGCTCGGCAAGGTGATGACCCCGGCAAAGGTGATCTACAACCGCGTGCCCCGCATGTACAACCTCGCCTGGCAGCTCCTGCGGCTCCAGCGCGAGGGCCTCGAGCTCGCGCCCGAGCTGCGCCTGCTCGTGCAGGTGTGGGTCGCGATGCTGAACCGCTGCACCTTCTGCGTCGACATCGCCAAGGCGATGGCGGTGCAGGAGCGGATCCCGCTCGAGAAGTTCCACGCGCTGCCCGAGTGGCGCACGAGCCCGCTCTTCTCCGACCGCGAGCGGGCCGCGCTCGCCTACGCCGAGGAAGCGACCCGCCACAAGCAGGTCGACGACGCCACCTTCGCCACCCTGCGCAAGCACTTCCGCGAGCGGGAGATCGTCGAGATCACCTTCCTGAACGCCCTCGAGAACTTCTACAACCTGATGAACCTGCCGCTCGGGATCGAGGACGACGGACTGTGCGCGATCGCAGAGGAGCGCCGGCGCCGGAGCTGA